One Vanrija pseudolonga chromosome 5, complete sequence genomic window, CGTTTGCTCACGTCGCATCTCCGTCGAGCGGTGTTTGTGCATGCGCGGAGATTGATCGAACTCCGTGACGCGGACATGACCGAATGAACCATCTGCCATCTGCAAACTTGTATCTATCACTCATAACTTACACATCACAGCGACACAGCCCCGATGCGCGGCGGTACGTCCTCCACGTCCCCCTTGGCCGTCCCCGGGCGACGGAGCTCGCACTGTGGTATCCGCCCGACACCACATCCCCGCTCATCGGACCAGGACACCGCCTCCTCTCTTCATCGCGATGACCAGCCCTAAGATGATGCCAGTATATAGTCGCCTGGTCAACTACCAGCAGCCACGTCTGACAACTCTACCATACCCTCAGACACCATGAAGATCGAAGGCAAGGGTGAGTCCATCAACCTGCGCCCCACTGACCCCAGCGTTCATCATCAcgggcggctgcggctcgaTCGGCGGTACAACCGCTCGCATGATCCTCGAGAGGGGCGGCTACGCGGTCGTCtttgacgtcctcgacgaggctgcTGGAACTGCCAAGGTCAAAACCTATCCTCACCCCGAGAGGGCCCTCTACTTCAAGACCGACATCTCCGACTACGACAGCGTGTCTgcggcaacgacggcggcacTCGCGGCCATTCCAAAGGGGTCGCTCGCCGGCGGAGTCCACTGCGCAGCCATTGCTCCTGGTGCCGACTGGAGCCACCACCTCAAGGACTCGGTTCCGAGGTTCGCCAAGGTCCTCCAAGTCAATGTCTACGGTACCTTTGTGGTCGACGCCTGTATCGCCGATGCCATCAACTCACAGTACCCCGACGACGGACCATTTGCTCCGCGAACCACCGAGGAACGAggcatcatcatcaacaTTGCTTCAGTGGTTGCTCGCCCCGTTCCCGCTCGCTGCATCACGTACGGACCATCCAAGACGGCCGTGTTAGGCATCTCGGCCGGCATGGCCGACTTCCTCGGGCCTTTCGGTATTCGCTGCTGCACCGTGTCTCCGGCGGTGGTCGCCTCGGCAATGATGAGTCCTGACCGCATCGTATGTGCATGGCCACAGCCCAAGCTGACTGTCCTAGCCCTACTTTGAaaccgagctcgacgccgccaccatcTTCCCGCGCCGTCAGTCGGACCCAGCCGAGGTTGGGCAGGGCATCGTCTTCCTCATTGAAAACTCAATGATGAATGATTTCGAGCTGCGTGTTGACGGCGGATGGAGGAACTCGTCCAACTGGGCTGGTCCTAAAGACCCGCGCGCGAATGCCCTGTCTTTGGAGTAGGTCAATTGTAGCTCGGTATGCATCTGAGGTAGATTCATGGTGATATGCATCCGTTGACATTGGCCGGAGAGGAGGGCCGTTGCAAGGGCATAGACGCCATGTTTGCAAACGGAACTCGGTGCCCACGATCGCCTGCACCCAAGTCGCAGCTCCCACCCTCACGACGAGTCGTTTGCCCCAGCCTCGGATAATCCTCATGGGTGTACATAGTGGACAGGGCTCTTGGCAGCACGGTTACAGTCGGTCCAACTCGGTTACTCGGTTGTAATATATCTCCGATCGCGGAGATAATTGCTTCAACTGGAACAACAACACCCGTCCACCATCCTCGACGCACATCTGATGTCGTGCCAGAGTTTGACATTGCGTGGTCGTGACTGGGATGGCGATGGTGTGCTGACTTGTGCAAGCTAGCGTTATCTACCCCTGAAGGCTTATCCGGCTTATCCATCGTCTACATGTCTCAACACCGAAGTCTAGGACTACTTATGTATGGTTAGATGGGACCGAGGGGTCGACCTTTCTTAGGGTGGGGCAGTGCGGGTGTGGGGGCAATGTCGGCCCCGCACTCCAGATCGCCATGCCAAGTCGCCGATGGCTGCAAAGACCTCCGCCCAGCGGAGGTGAGGGTATACAGGGCTCAAGACAATGGCCGTAAGGCGGGTCAGGATGTTGTCGTGTAGATGAAGACGAGTTCCCTGGCAACTTGCCAAGCCCATGAAAACGCCGTAGTCGGAGAAACACCTGGGCGGGGTGGCTTTTCGCCAGTCAGCGGAGATGTGAGCCCCGCTGGCGGACATTTCTGCTCCACTTGTGAGGAGTCGGCAGtcatcaccaccatcacGGTCACGTTGTGTTGAAGACTTCTAGCCAACGGACTGCAGTGAGACGGTACTCAGTGCCCAAATCTTGATCGGCGCTTGCCACACTGTCCATGCACTGCGATACATGAATGCATCAATGTTTGGCCGCCTATGGCACAGCTTCCCTACTACCCCCAGCGCATCCACCCATTACGATGTCTTCGCAACACCCTTGTCGCCCCACTTGAGCCGAGCAAAGACAACGACAATGGCAATGCAACCACAAAGcacagtggtggtggcgaacCCTGGAATGTAGCTTGGAGCGTACTTCTTGTCCCAGAGGAACGCACCATACACCGAGGACAGATTACCGATGCCATTCACGAGGGCGATTGAAACAGCCCTCTTCTCGCGGCCGTCAAACTCGGTTACCACCCAAGAGAGGAAGACCGGGACCGCCACCCAGATGCCGGCCGCTCCGAAGCAGAGGAAGGCGTAGCGGACATTGGAGTTCTTGACAGTTGTGATGATGATGAATGAGATTGTTGACAGGATGGCTGCGCCGAGAACCACGAATGCCTTTTGGCGGGTCTTGTCGGCGATGAtaccgccgacgacagcgacgacaagcgATACAGCGTAAATTGGAACCGTCATGAACTGAATCATCCGGCCGGCTGGGAGGAATCAGATAAATGCCGGACGCTCTCACTCACAATACCCCAGAGTCTTCATGAGGGTTGGAAAGAAGTACGAGATTGTACCGGCACAGTTGATAAAGTTGTAGGTGAGGACGAACACCCAGGTCTTAGGGTCACGACAGGCAGCCTTGAACGCCTCAAGATGGCCGACATGATCTTCCTCCACGTTGGAGCCAGACTGGAGGCGCCGAATGGCGAGTtcacgctcctcctccgtgAGCCATTTGGTGTTGGCAGGGTAGTTGGGCAGTACGAAGAAGGCCATGGTGGCAAAGAAGACGGTGATGAGGCCTGTAGTCTTCAGCACGCACTCTTTAACCTTTACTCACCCTCGACAATGAAGAGCCACTTCCATCCTCGGGTTCCCGCTTTGCCTTCCAGACTCTGGATAATCAGGCCAGCGAGGATACCTCCGAAGGCCCCCGACGTCAGAGCGGCTGTCCAAAAGATGGCGACTCTCTTCGAAAGCTCGGCGGGTTTGTACCAACATGACATCAGGAGCATAACTCCGGGGAAGAACCCTGCCTGGCGCATAGTCAGTTGGTGCGTTGTCATCTCAGACTCACCtcaacgaggccgaggacgaagcGGAAGGCCACCATGCCTCCCAGACTGTTGATTCCCTTGGCCCCAAGCGACATAGCCCCCCAAACAAACATGATGGTGGGGAGGAATACACGAGGTGTGGACCGTGCCAGCATCATGTTGGAGGGCACCTCCCAAAGCAGGTAGCCCACAAAGAAGATGGACAGGACCAGCGAGTAGTCAGAAGAGGTGAGGTGCAGGTCCTCGCCCATGCCACCCGCTAGCAATGTAAGTCAAGTGCATTGGAACCAGGTCGAAACTCACGATACGCATTGCCAATGTTGGTACGGTCGAGGTAGTTGAGGCTGGGGATCAGCGCCAGGTTCGGAGTCTGGCTGGGGGCAGTGTAGATTGATGGATGGGTGGCCGAGCCGAAGCAGGCCTCTCGGCCCGACTCCGCCCTCCTGGATGACTGGTGGCGCCTGCGTTCCGCCGATCTCGAGACCGCCAAACTTCTCTTCACCCTGTGCTGTTCACCTTCCAAGCCGACTTACATGTAACAGATCCACAGCATGGGAAGCATGCGGATGTCAATCTTCCGGACCAGCTTGGCTTCAAGAATCGGATCGACAATGTACTCCTCATCGGCGAGGCCATCGCCCTTGGTCAAACCATTGTCATGCGACACAGTTTCCGCGAGGTTGAGTGGATGGGGAACCTTGTCTTGGCCCTCCTGGGCTGCCGATTGAGAGGCTGTCTGCGGATTCTCGATGCCAGCCATGGTGTTCTGTATCGAGTGGACCGCTGGTGCCATCACAGACTCCTACTTCTTATATGCGTCGCTTGGAGCTCATCCCAATTCGGTCACGGGCCGATCTTTCGGGTCTCGGTGGCTGCTACATCTTCACCAGTAGCCGAAGCCAAGCCCTCTCCAGAAATCATCCCCTAGCAGTGTGCCCCGGCCAACCAGCACCATGGCAGCAGGGATCGGACCGATGCTGCGACGCGGGGGTGGCTTGGCCCGTATCTCATTCCCGTTGGGCAGCGGGTGAGCACGCTGTTGGGGCTTGGAACGGCGGGGTTCCAAGGAGGACGGTGCGCGGGGTGTGGCTAGAGTGGGGTTGGAGTGGGGCTCACTGCTCGACCGACCCTGCATTCCTCTTGGCGCCACCGTCGAGCCGTCAGTGTGGTTCGTCAAACAGACATTTTGGCTCAGTATGCCGTTCAGGATCATTATCTGCCCCACTACAGGGGTAGAGTGCGCATCAGTCCGCAGTTGCAGGGTGTTGACAACGCAGCGGGGTGGTTCCGCGGGGTCGATAAACAGTTGATCCGGGTTAACCCCGCTCAGGAGTCTCGGCATGTGGGTATCCTACGGAGTGCAAGGAACCCGGCCACCCTTGATACCTCAATGTCGCCAGCGTATTCCTGCGGGGCAGTCCGGGAAGCGGCATATGCATGCGGCTTTGTACTACCTGCGACGCCAAACACGTGGTGCATTTGGCCCCCCGCACCATTCCACACCATTGAAGTTGCAGTCGACTCCACCCGGCGGCCCACTGGGGCACCTCTGTACCAAGCAATGGCTTCCGGGGATTGACCTGAGAATGATTCTGTCGTGCAGCGCAAGAACCCGAGTGATCGGGGGTACTAACCCCATGCATGTACGTTTCGGGTGGGATCGGCACTTACTATATACTCTGGCTTATTCTACCATCGTCATTCTGCTCCCTCGGCACCACGCCAAAGGATTCGGCTTAAGCATTTTCCAACTGACGAGGAGACTCCTCAGTGGTGGCCTTCTTCCTACCCCACGCCCAGTTGAGCGGGCTGTCACGACCCGAGTAGATGAAAAAGTCGTAAACAAGGCAGCCGAGCATGCCACCAAAGATGGGAGCAATGATGGGGACGTAGACCCAGTAGGCCTTGCGGTAGGTCCAGATCTTGGAAGGGTAGCCAAAGATGGCGCAAGCGATGCGAGGGCCGAGGTCACGTGCAGGGTTCAGGCAATAGGCGGTCTCGGTGCCAAGAGCGGCACCAATACCAATGATGAGGAACATGACGATGACACCGTTCATTCCAGGTGGGGcggggttgttgttggagtcggtgacggcgcagatcatgccgaggaggacagcaGTGGCGAAAAACTCGGAGAAGAAGGAACCGACGTTGGACATATAGGGCTTGGCATCGGTGAAGAAGAGTGTGGCAGTGGAGGTCTCAAGGCCATAGGTACGCCTGTTGTAACCGCCCTCAAACTGGTTGAGGAGAGCGTGGTAGTTGCCTTGGACAAGGCACGAGCCGACACACGCGCCGAGGATTTGGGCAAGAGCATAGCCGGGTACCTTGCGCCAAGGGAACTTTCGGAAGATAGCCATGGAAATGGTGACAGCGGGGTTGAGGTGACCGCCAGAAATGCCGCCACAAGCGTGGATACCAAACCTGTTGATGTCAGTGGCGACCTTGCTGCTCAACTCACATGACACCAATTCCCCAACCGAAAGAAATCGAAAGGTAGCTACCCTGAGTCCAGTTGCTGAGGACAGCCTGACAGTTTACGCCGTTACCAAAGATGAGGAGGATCATCGTGCCGATAAACTCGCCAAAGTACTCGCGGAAGAAGAACCGGAATCGTGCAAGTGGGTTTGGCAGGTAGGTCGGCTCCGAAACAGCCAGTGCACTGGGGCTCTGAGCCCTCTCAACGTGCTTGACCTCCGACTTGGGGTTGATGATAATGCTCGAGTCGGGAGAGGATGGTGGGTAACTGCCGGGGGGAAGCTGGCCCGAAACGACTTCTGAAAACCAGAGTCAGTACGACCGTGTTCTCCGTCGGGCTCGGACACTCTTACCTTTGCCATTGAGCTGGGCAAGCATGTCCGATGTGACGAGAACATACCGCACATTGTCGTGCTGACGAGCACCGGGGCCTACAAGCTCGTGCTCGGATTCTTCGACACCCCCGtcagggtggtggtggtcggaGTGATGAATCTCGCCATGGAGGATATCATGGACGGTGGTGGACATGGTGATGCACTATTGTTGATGCGCGAGAGAACTTTGCGTTTCTGTGGGGGGGCCTATCTACTGTCCCAGCTTGGTACGAGGCGGGGGCATACATAGTCAGACAAGCCCACGCAGTTTATGTAGGCTCCAACTCGTACGCCGAAATGACTGGCGCAGAAAACCTGCCAccccaccctcaccctccccTCCTTTCAGCACACGTTGACGGGGATCGCAGGTCGTCACTGCGGGGGGGTCCGGACTCCGTTGCCGCGGGGCATCCAGACTCCGCTGCCGAAATCAAATCCCTGTGCACTCTGTCGCCAAGGACCAACGCCGCTACCGTCACAATTCTCTTGGTAATGAGCTCCAGCCAGGGAGATGAGCACAGCTCCCTAGCGCCGAGATCAAACACAATGTGGGGCACTCCTGTGCCTTCGGGGCCGGCCACCATGAGCAGAGTCGCCGAGGTTCGGCCGCCTGCATTTGACGCGTCGCCCTCCTGTTTCCGCGGACGACAGTCGATTGCACTTCTTACTCTCGCTTATCCGGgtgctcgccccgccgctgccccctTCTTTGCCTCGACGACCACAGGCACTTCCCAATCCAAGAATATTTGCACATGCTCTGCGCCTTGTTTCTATCTTTGAAAGAGTTGAACAGATGATATAAAGCACGGTCCCGAGTGGTGTCATCCAAGAGGAGCACATGCCGCAGTGTGTGTGATAATGCCACACTAGCTTACCCTCAAACGCCAAACGCCAAGGTCGCGTCGTGGGCGCTCGCTTAAACCAATCAGGGCCTACAgggcctgcggcggcgtcttgCATGCAGCCCGTGGCAACCAGTGCCGCAGTATCACGACAGCCGCGGCAGGCAGACGTTGCACATTCCCAGAGATGGACCACGGGGCGTGCCTGGTGCTAAGCGATTGCAGGAGGGGGACCCACGGCAACACGATATCGGTAAACTTCAAAACCGGCGCCACGGTCAGCAGTCTCACGTATGTAATCAGGATCGGCATAAGAGGCACGCCCCAACGCGCACCCGGAGCCGCGACCAGTCACTTGCATGTCCTCCCTCACCGCTGCTTAGCGCC contains:
- the Hsd17b10 gene encoding 3-hydroxyacyl-CoA dehydrogenase type-2 — its product is MKIEGKAFIITGGCGSIGGTTARMILERGGYAVVFDVLDEAAGTAKVKTYPHPERALYFKTDISDYDSVSAATTAALAAIPKGSLAGGVHCAAIAPGADWSHHLKDSVPRFAKVLQVNVYGTFVVDACIADAINSQYPDDGPFAPRTTEERGIIINIASVVARPVPARCITYGPSKTAVLGISAGMADFLGPFGIRCCTVSPAVVASAMMSPDRIPYFETELDAATIFPRRQSDPAEVGQGIVFLIENSMMNDFELRVDGGWRNSSNWAGPKDPRANALSLE
- the prlL_6 gene encoding MFS transporter prlL, with the translated sequence MAGIENPQTASQSAAQEGQDKVPHPLNLAETVSHDNGLTKGDGLADEEYIVDPILEAKLVRKIDIRMLPMLWICYMVKRSLAVSRSAERRRHQSSRRAESGREACFGSATHPSIYTAPSQTPNLALIPSLNYLDRTNIGNAYPGGMGEDLHLTSSDYSLVLSIFFVGYLLWEVPSNMMLARSTPRVFLPTIMFVWGAMSLGAKGINSLGGMVAFRFVLGLVEAGFFPGVMLLMSCWYKPAELSKRVAIFWTAALTSGAFGGILAGLIIQSLEGKAGTRGWKWLFIVEGLITVFFATMAFFVLPNYPANTKWLTEEERELAIRRLQSGSNVEEDHVGHLEAFKAACRDPKTWVFVLTYNFINCAGTISYFFPTLMKTLGYSGRMIQFMTVPIYAVSLVVAVVGGIIADKTRQKAFVVLGAAILSTISFIIITTVKNSNVRYAFLCFGAAGIWVAVPVFLSWVVTEFDGREKRAVSIALVNGIGNLSSVYGAFLWDKKYAPSYIPGFATTTVLCGCIAIVVVFARLKWGDKGVAKTS
- the YFL054C gene encoding uncharacterized protein, producing the protein MSTTVHDILHGEIHHSDHHHPDGGVEESEHELVGPGARQHDNVRYVLVTSDMLAQLNGKEVVSGQLPPGSYPPSSPDSSIIINPKSEVKHVERAQSPSALAVSEPTYLPNPLARFRFFFREYFGEFIGTMILLIFGNGVNCQAVLSNWTQGSYLSISFGWGIGVMFGIHACGGISGGHLNPAVTISMAIFRKFPWRKVPGYALAQILGACVGSCLVQGNYHALLNQFEGGYNRRTYGLETSTATLFFTDAKPYMSNVGSFFSEFFATAVLLGMICAVTDSNNNPAPPGMNGVIVMFLIIGIGAALGTETAYCLNPARDLGPRIACAIFGYPSKIWTYRKAYWVYVPIIAPIFGGMLGCLVYDFFIYSGRDSPLNWAWGRKKATTEESPRQLENA